In a single window of the Candidatus Tisiphia endosymbiont of Nemotelus nigrinus genome:
- a CDS encoding bifunctional (p)ppGpp synthetase/guanosine-3',5'-bis(diphosphate) 3'-pyrophosphohydrolase, which produces MKFMLYKDIDNLHKIARTIGNKLHERSIVDKISYRLKDPYSILKKLLRKNIDFHQLTDLIAFRIIVDKQEDCYTVLDIINDLYHNNLEKYKDYIVNPKANGYSSLHIVAAIGTPKRNVEIQVRTSQMHDVAEFGVANHNEYKKAQEARIEELFSAKLFDIDAIHRGINSAYKLFEQFNWTMLELIAYEQEIKNLWHNCQNNLQVIREQSVEE; this is translated from the coding sequence ATGAAGTTCATGCTATATAAAGATATTGATAATTTACACAAGATCGCACGTACTATTGGTAATAAGTTACACGAAAGGTCCATAGTAGATAAGATATCCTATAGATTAAAAGATCCTTATTCTATCTTAAAGAAACTGCTAAGAAAAAACATTGATTTTCATCAATTAACTGACCTAATTGCTTTTAGAATCATAGTTGACAAGCAAGAAGACTGTTACACAGTATTGGACATTATTAATGATTTATACCATAATAACCTTGAGAAATATAAAGATTATATTGTTAATCCTAAGGCAAATGGTTATAGTTCTCTACATATCGTAGCTGCCATTGGTACTCCTAAACGTAATGTAGAAATACAGGTGCGGACCAGTCAGATGCATGATGTAGCAGAATTTGGTGTTGCTAATCATAATGAATATAAAAAAGCACAAGAAGCAAGGATAGAAGAATTATTTTCTGCAAAATTGTTTGATATAGATGCTATTCATAGAGGAATAAATAGTGCATATAAACTTTTTGAACAATTTAATTGGACTATGCTTGAGTTGATTGCTTACGAACAAGAAATCAAGAACCTTTGGCATAATTGTCAAAATAACTTGCAGGTAATACGTGAACAATCAGTAGAGGAATAA